The segment CCTCTCAGTTGAAGGAGCTTTCGGGGCGGGTGCTTTCCCAACCCCTCGATCGGGAGCGCCCGCTGTGGGAGATCTGGGTGGTTGAAGGCCTCGACGGCGGCGACCGCTTCGCGATGGTGCAAAAGGTTCATCACTGCATGATCGACGGGGTTTCCGGTGTCGACCTGATGGCCATCCTGATGAGCCCGGATGAGGAGGTCTTGTGTCCACCGGCTCCGCCGTGGAAGCCCCGGCCCATGCCGAGTGGCATCGACATGCTGACAGGCGACCTGGCCCGGCGGTTCTCCGACGCGGCCGAGGCCGTCCGCTCGGCCCCGGACATGTTGCGCGATCCCTTCGCGTTGGCGGAGCGGATTCGCGAAGGCGCCCAGGCGTTGGGCGAGACGCTGGGAGCTGGGCTGCACAACGCCTCGGAAACGCCGATCAACCAACCGCTCGGCCCTCACCGCAAGTTCGATTGGCACGAGATGGATCTCGCGCGCGTCAAGCGCGTGAAGCAGTCGTTAGGCGGGACCGTCAACGATGTGGTCCTGGCGACGGTAGCTGGCGCATTGCGAGATTTCCTCAGGCTTCGACGGGTGGATCCGGAAAGCCTCGAGGTACGCGCCAACGTCCCGGTCAGCCTGCGTTCGGAGGATGAGCGCGGCACGCTCGGCAACCGCATTGCGCTCTTGATGCCGGAACTTCCGGTCGACGAAGCAGACCCGGTTACCCGACTCGACCGGGTCCACGCCACGATGGCCGAACTCAAGGATTCGCGCCTGGCGATGGGTGCCCAGGTGTTGGCCGCCGTCAGCGATTGGACGAGCGCGACGCTCCTTTCGCTGGCCGTGCGGAGCGCCGCCCGAGGGCGCCCCTACACGCTGGTCGTCACGAATGTGCCCGGGCCCCAGGTGCCGCTGTATCTGCTCGGCGCCCAGGTGGAGGCCTGCTTTCCGGTCGTGAACCTGCTCCCCAACCAGGGCCTCGGGGTCGCGCTGTTCAGCTACGCCGGGACGCTC is part of the bacterium genome and harbors:
- a CDS encoding wax ester/triacylglycerol synthase family O-acyltransferase produces the protein MSDSYDRLSAQDATFLDLETPSHHQHIAATLVFSSGPLQTPDGGVDIDRIREYVGSRLHLLPRYRQRLARIPVENHPVWVDDPHFNLSYHVRHTALPLPGDASQLKELSGRVLSQPLDRERPLWEIWVVEGLDGGDRFAMVQKVHHCMIDGVSGVDLMAILMSPDEEVLCPPAPPWKPRPMPSGIDMLTGDLARRFSDAAEAVRSAPDMLRDPFALAERIREGAQALGETLGAGLHNASETPINQPLGPHRKFDWHEMDLARVKRVKQSLGGTVNDVVLATVAGALRDFLRLRRVDPESLEVRANVPVSLRSEDERGTLGNRIALLMPELPVDEADPVTRLDRVHATMAELKDSRLAMGAQVLAAVSDWTSATLLSLAVRSAARGRPYTLVVTNVPGPQVPLYLLGAQVEACFPVVNLLPNQGLGVALFSYAGTLYWGFTADLDQLPDLGSFVSSIDASFRELEAAAEAEDKRASQALAGVRPA